A genome region from Defluviimonas aquaemixtae includes the following:
- a CDS encoding MFS transporter: MLSRNIPEFVRHAPVPGVKGFAILTGLDASVRGILISVWPLVMYRALEGDAALVSLAYFVIGCVSLLTGLMVPWLSRFAPRRWVYTGGAVLYPAAGILAIIGGPVLTPVALLLSSLATVTIFICLNAYVMDYIARHELGHGETLKMLYSAASWAVGPLLGVFMWKYWEPLPFIFAMGFALLLLATFWFMRLGNGKLITRARAPAPNPLAYLGRFFRQPRLIAGWLFAVLRSAGWWVYVVYLPIFCLETGLGDWIASAAFTLSNALLFTSPLILRWMQRRGLRRAIQIAFASCAGCFALAALGQLWPPAAVAALFAGSIFLVMLDTFGGLPFLMSVKPAERTEMSAVYSSFRDVSGIVTPGAAWLVLLVAPISGVFVACAAGLAMMAGVAGLMHPRFGEKRQPRFDQPA, translated from the coding sequence ATGCTAAGTCGCAATATCCCCGAATTCGTGCGCCACGCTCCGGTCCCGGGCGTGAAGGGGTTCGCAATCCTGACAGGGCTCGACGCCTCGGTCCGCGGCATCCTTATTTCCGTGTGGCCTCTCGTGATGTACCGCGCGCTCGAGGGCGATGCGGCGCTGGTCAGTCTCGCCTACTTCGTCATCGGATGCGTCTCGCTCCTCACCGGGCTGATGGTGCCGTGGCTCAGCCGTTTCGCGCCCCGTCGCTGGGTCTATACGGGCGGAGCGGTGCTCTATCCCGCGGCTGGCATCCTCGCGATCATCGGCGGGCCGGTCCTGACACCCGTCGCGCTGCTTTTGTCCAGCCTCGCAACCGTTACCATCTTCATCTGCCTGAACGCATATGTGATGGACTATATCGCCCGGCATGAACTCGGGCACGGCGAGACGCTGAAGATGCTCTACAGCGCCGCTTCCTGGGCGGTTGGGCCGCTGCTCGGCGTCTTTATGTGGAAGTACTGGGAGCCCCTTCCGTTCATCTTCGCCATGGGGTTTGCGCTTCTGCTGCTCGCGACCTTCTGGTTCATGCGGCTCGGCAATGGAAAGCTCATCACCCGGGCCCGGGCGCCCGCGCCGAACCCGCTCGCCTATCTCGGCCGGTTCTTCCGCCAGCCTCGGCTCATTGCGGGATGGCTCTTCGCGGTGCTGCGCTCGGCGGGATGGTGGGTCTATGTGGTCTATCTGCCAATCTTCTGCCTCGAGACCGGGCTTGGCGACTGGATCGCGAGCGCGGCATTTACGCTGTCGAACGCGCTCCTCTTCACCTCCCCGTTGATCCTGCGCTGGATGCAGCGGCGCGGACTGAGGCGTGCGATCCAGATCGCGTTCGCGAGCTGTGCAGGCTGCTTCGCGCTGGCCGCTTTGGGTCAGTTGTGGCCCCCGGCCGCTGTTGCGGCGCTTTTTGCAGGGTCGATCTTTCTCGTCATGCTCGATACGTTCGGCGGTCTGCCGTTCCTGATGTCGGTCAAGCCGGCGGAACGGACAGAGATGTCGGCCGTCTATTCGAGCTTCCGCGACGTCTCGGGCATCGTTACGCCGGGCGCGGCTTGGCTGGTTCTTCTCGTCGCTCCGATCTCCGGCGTTTTCGTCGCCTGCGCAGCCGGGCTCGCGATGATGGCCGGAGTTGCCGGGCTCATGCATCCGCGCTTTGGTGAAAAGCGCCAACCCCGCTTCGACCAGCCCGCGTAA
- the recO gene encoding DNA repair protein RecO has product MDWRDVGALLAVRTHGETSAIIEVFTADHGRHAGVVRGGASRKTAPLLQPGAQLDLTWRARLEDHIGTFTVEPVRSRAALLSDRLALAGLNAICALLHFTLPEREPHPDLYARSIALLDTLGAAPGWPLDYLQWELMLLEELGYGLDLTGCAVSGSREDLAYVSPKTGRAVSRDAAGDWANRLLPLPPCLLGQGPASGSEIADGLRTTGYFLEHRLAYDLRGRGLPEARRRLVDMLARQG; this is encoded by the coding sequence ATGGACTGGCGTGACGTGGGGGCGCTTCTCGCCGTAAGGACGCACGGCGAAACTTCGGCGATCATCGAGGTCTTCACGGCCGATCACGGCCGACATGCCGGCGTCGTGCGCGGTGGCGCGTCGCGCAAGACTGCGCCGCTTCTGCAACCCGGAGCGCAGCTTGACTTGACCTGGCGCGCGCGGCTTGAAGATCATATCGGTACGTTTACGGTCGAGCCGGTCCGCTCCCGCGCCGCGCTGCTGTCGGACCGTCTCGCGCTAGCAGGCCTCAACGCTATCTGCGCGCTTTTGCATTTCACGCTCCCCGAACGCGAGCCCCACCCCGATCTCTATGCCCGCTCGATCGCGCTTCTCGACACGCTCGGCGCGGCGCCCGGCTGGCCGCTCGACTATCTCCAATGGGAGCTCATGCTGCTTGAAGAGCTGGGCTACGGCCTCGATCTGACCGGCTGCGCCGTCAGCGGAAGCCGTGAGGATCTGGCTTACGTGAGCCCCAAGACCGGGCGCGCGGTGTCGCGCGACGCGGCGGGAGACTGGGCCAACCGTCTTCTGCCCCTGCCGCCCTGCTTGCTCGGGCAGGGCCCTGCGTCGGGATCGGAGATCGCCGACGGTCTGAGGACGACGGGATACTTCCTCGAACACCGCCTTGCCTACGACCTCCGTGGCCGCGGCCTGCCCGAGGCGCGGCGGCGTCTCGTGGACATGCTGGCCCGTCAGGGCTGA
- a CDS encoding META domain-containing protein: protein MCLSPLCLALSATLGACAGDETLSGHGAREGTWRLSELDGAAFEARATLGFPAPGRISGDGPCNAFNGTQGAPYPWFQAEMLLSTRRACPDLQAENAYFRALTEMTLAEVQDDILILSNTDGREMVFQREAADQP, encoded by the coding sequence ATGTGCCTCAGCCCGCTTTGCCTCGCCCTTTCCGCCACGCTCGGCGCCTGCGCGGGTGACGAGACGCTGTCAGGCCATGGCGCGCGCGAAGGGACATGGCGGCTCTCGGAGCTTGATGGCGCGGCGTTCGAGGCGCGCGCGACACTCGGGTTCCCAGCACCGGGGCGGATATCGGGGGATGGACCCTGCAACGCTTTCAACGGCACGCAAGGCGCACCCTACCCTTGGTTTCAGGCCGAAATGCTGTTGTCCACGCGCCGCGCCTGTCCCGACCTTCAGGCCGAGAACGCCTATTTCCGTGCGCTGACGGAGATGACGCTCGCCGAAGTGCAGGACGACATCCTGATCCTGTCCAACACAGACGGTCGCGAGATGGTCTTTCAGCGCGAGGCGGCGGATCAGCCCTGA
- a CDS encoding DUF1491 family protein, producing MVTEPRLATDFWVRAYIARLEAAHIPAYVTARGDPTAGAVLVKLASLDGQAKLFQRSFDLMTGARAWVVLSEGPEPDVDEAIGRQRATDPDLWVIEIESRGGRTLLDEDGLAH from the coding sequence ATGGTGACTGAGCCGCGGCTTGCCACCGACTTTTGGGTCCGCGCCTATATCGCGCGGCTCGAAGCCGCCCACATTCCCGCCTATGTGACCGCGCGGGGTGATCCGACCGCGGGCGCGGTGCTTGTCAAGCTCGCCTCGCTCGACGGGCAGGCGAAGCTTTTCCAGCGCAGCTTCGACCTCATGACCGGGGCGCGCGCCTGGGTCGTGCTGTCCGAGGGTCCGGAACCCGACGTGGACGAGGCCATCGGCCGTCAGCGAGCGACCGATCCGGATCTCTGGGTCATTGAGATCGAAAGCCGCGGTGGCCGCACGTTGCTCGATGAAGACGGGCTCGCGCACTGA